The Bacteroidota bacterium genome segment ATCGTGGTCTTGCCATTTGTTCCTGTTATTCCTATCAATTTTAGCTTAGTAGATGGGTGATTGTAAAACTCCGTTGCCAATATTCCCAAAGCTTTTTTTGAATCCGGAACTTGAATATAACAAATGGAATCATTAATGATAGCAGGGATTTTCTCACAAACAACAGCAAGAGCACCTTGCTGAATAGCCAAATCGATAAACTGATGACCATCTACATTTGTTCCAGCCTGAGCAACAAATAAAGATCCTTTTTTAACCTTCCGTGAATCAAAAATAATTTCTTTGACCTGAAGATCGTTAGATCCAATCAATTGCTCGATTTGCAAACTACCTGATATGTCGATCAAATTCTTCATTATACCTAGCTTGATAGATTTAATATTATCATCATTCCACTTGATATTTTTGTTCCGGCACTAATAGATTGGCTCGAAACAATACCTCTGCCAATCACTTGTGTTTTTACACCTATACTTTCCAATAAATAAACTGCATCCTTCACGCCCATTCCGCTAACATCGGGTATCAAACCTTCTGTAACTTCTATTTTGCTTATTTCAATACGTCTTTCTTTTGGTTGGGAAATCACCCAACTGCTATCAGAAATAGTTTTGATCGGATAAGCAAGTGCCTGATAAAGCAATTTGAAATCCGAGTTTTCGCCTTTAATTTCACCCGGAAAGATTGTTTTTGGCTGCAGATTTGGCGTACCCAGTTGGTTTGCCAATTGTGTAGCTACGATTTTATCAGCTATTTCTTTGAAAACAGGAGCTGCAACAGAGCTTCCATAAATCTTACCCTTTGTAGGATTATTTACTACAATGATGCATGAATACTGTGGATCATCAGCCGGGAAATAACCAACAAACGATGCATTATAATCAGACTTATTATAACCACTCTTGCCTCTTGCAATCTGCGCGGTACCTGTTTTCCCTGCAACTCTATATTTTATGTTTTCAAATGCAATATCTCCGGTGCCTCTCAAAACAACTCCTTCCAGCAGAGCTTTGACCGAATCAATTGTTCGTTGCGAACAAATTGATTTATTGATCACAATTGGGCTAAAAGTCTTTAATACCTGATTTTCCTGCCGTATCGCCATCACAAATTGAGGTTTTACCATCACTCCATTATTTGCGACAGCGTTGTAATAAGTCAGGGTTTGAAGAGGTGTCAGAGTCAATTCGTAGCCAATCGACATCCATGGTAAAGTGGTACCATACCAATTACTTTTATCTTTTGGGCTTTTAATATATGGTTTACCTTCTCCTAAAATATCCAGGCCCAAAGGTTCATTAATTGACATTTTAGTTAAATAATCAACAAATTTTTGCGGATTGTCTTCAAATATTTTAGTTATAACTTTTGATATTCCGACATTTGAGGATTTCTCGAAAGCTTCGCGAACGGTTATCCATCCTTCGCCAATCTTATGATCATCCTTCATAAT includes the following:
- a CDS encoding transpeptidase family protein, encoding MNDKRDILWRVYLLYIFVLLAGIAVIAKVVQIQVYQSDKLLQKAEKQEMQYVSLEANRGNIYSDDGRLLATSVPVFEIRMDVDSEHITDDLFNSEVDSLALCLSKLFGDNSKQSYKNKLQKARKDGNRYFLINRNVTYEQLKELRTFPILRRGKYLGGLISISNTTRKMPFGNLAKRTIGYQNKEEKLFVGLEGAYADHIEGIQGQQLQRRINNGDWIPLNDENDILPVDGKDIFTSIDVDIQDVAENALYQHLVEHGAYQGCAVLMETKTGFIKAIANLRYEPSTGTYEESYNYAIAENVEPGSTFKLASIIAALESGKVKVDDYVETGEGWVKYYDRIMKDDHKIGEGWITVREAFEKSSNVGISKVITKIFEDNPQKFVDYLTKMSINEPLGLDILGEGKPYIKSPKDKSNWYGTTLPWMSIGYELTLTPLQTLTYYNAVANNGVMVKPQFVMAIRQENQVLKTFSPIVINKSICSQRTIDSVKALLEGVVLRGTGDIAFENIKYRVAGKTGTAQIARGKSGYNKSDYNASFVGYFPADDPQYSCIIVVNNPTKGKIYGSSVAAPVFKEIADKIVATQLANQLGTPNLQPKTIFPGEIKGENSDFKLLYQALAYPIKTISDSSWVISQPKERRIEISKIEVTEGLIPDVSGMGVKDAVYLLESIGVKTQVIGRGIVSSQSISAGTKISSGMMIILNLSS